GGGCTGGTACCGGTGCTGCTGTCCACCGGCACGAGTCTGCTCGGATCCTGACCGAGGCCTGGAGCAGGAGCAGGACGCTCGGACGGGCCGACCCAACCGGGGGCGATGCGTGTGCGTCCACAGCCCGCCACCGGCCACCGGCAGGCGTGACCGGGATCGCAGCACCCTGATGCTCCCGGGGTCGATCGACCCCCGACACGAAGGAGAGCACCATGGGAGCAACCACGATTCACCGGACCCGGCCGGGCGGGCGGCGCAGGCAGGACCGCCAGGGCGCACAGGGGCGTCTCGCCCGTCGATGGGCCCTCGTGCGCGGGCGGGCCGAGGCGGGAATGGCGACGGCGGAGTACGCGATCGCCACCCTCGCGGCGGTAGCCTTCGCCGGTCTGCTGCTGACCATCATGGGCAGCGACCAGGTCCGCGGGATGCTGCTGGGCATCATCCAGCAGGCCCTCTCGATCGGCGGCTGAGGTGGC
Above is a window of Ruania suaedae DNA encoding:
- a CDS encoding DUF4244 domain-containing protein codes for the protein MGATTIHRTRPGGRRRQDRQGAQGRLARRWALVRGRAEAGMATAEYAIATLAAVAFAGLLLTIMGSDQVRGMLLGIIQQALSIGG